The Vicinamibacterales bacterium DNA window ACCCGCAGGGGCGCGTGGAATGGCTGTTCGGCCGCCGCGGCGAGTCGTCGCACTTCGACGCCCCGCCGGACTACGCGTCCCAGCTCGCCCTGGTGCTGAAGCGCGCGGGTGTGGCGGTGGAGATTCCCGCGAACAACAACCCGCGCAACCCCGTGCCCGTGCATCGCGACAACGTCTTCAACCAGCCCACCGACGTGGCCTGGGACTCGAAGGGCAACGCCTACTTCAGCGACGGCTACGTGAACTCGAGAGTGGCGAAGGTGAACGCCCGCGGCGAGTGGATCGCGAGCTGGGGATCGCTCGGCAACGGCCCGGGCCAGTTCGACACGCCGCATGGCGTGGCCGTGTCGCCGAAGGACGAGGTCTTCGTGGCCGACCGCGGCAACCGCCGCATCCAGGTGTTCGACACCGAGGGCAAGTACCTCAGGGAGTTCACGATCGACGTCCCCGTGGACACCACGCGCGGCAAGATCACCTACGGCGTGGAACTCCCGAACGCCAAGACCGGCTCGCAGGCGCCGGGCGCGCCCGACGCGCTCTGCATGACGCCCGGCCCGAACCCCGTGCTCTTCGTGGGCGACCTGTACCCGAGCCGCATC harbors:
- a CDS encoding peptidyl-alpha-hydroxyglycine alpha-amidating lyase family protein; the encoded protein is MRRLFLAAGLVALAMAPVSTQQAPATVPELPFESVPNPLTMPNDIHFGEIAGVAINSKKHIFVFSRGNVTGAAYMSLAAQLLEFDENGKFVREIGKNNFALAYAHAVRIDKQDNIWIVDKGSNMIVKFNPQGRVEWLFGRRGESSHFDAPPDYASQLALVLKRAGVAVEIPANNNPRNPVPVHRDNVFNQPTDVAWDSKGNAYFSDGYVNSRVAKVNARGEWIASWGSLGNGPGQFDTPHGVAVSPKDEVFVADRGNRRIQVFDTEGKYLREFTIDVPVDTTRGKITYGVELPNAKTGSQAPGAPDALCMTPGPNPVLFVGDLYPSRIYKVSLEGKVLGVYGQPGRNLGEFGWIHAIACPSEDEIWVGELINWRVQKLVTKKGASSRQ